A stretch of DNA from Anaerobacillus isosaccharinicus:
AATAGACGCAACTAAAATATCATCTACATTCTCAATCTTATTTTTATGAAGTGATTGTTTAATATTTTCCTCAGTGTTTGATGAAATGACGGCTAATTTATAGTTTGCATCTTCAAGGTTCGTTAATAACTCCTTAATGCCTGGGAACAATTGTAATTGATCAGTTCCCTCTTTATATAAAAGTAAAAATTCAATAAAAGCAAACGGGATTTTATACAAGGGAAAGTTCATCATCCGACAGCGTTCTGCTATTGAATAGCGACTTAATTTTGCAATTTGTTCCTTCGTTAAATTTTGAAACTGATATTTCTGGGCTAATTTATTGATCACTTCAATTGAATGCTCTTTCGAATCAACTAATGTTCCATCAAAATCAAAAATAATATATTTTAACATTCGGGTTCCCCACCCCTTTTTATAGTTTTATCCCCCACATGTTTTCTAGGGCAAGTGTAAAGATTTCGTCTAACGGTGCACTACCTTTATCTTTATGCTCCAGCATTGTTTTTGTCACGGTACTAAGACGGTCTAGTTCGATTTCGATGAATGTAGTTATTGTAGAAAAATTTACTGTGGCGGTATGCCCTTTTTTCAAAAGAGCTAAATTGTTTAAATCTTCTTTTATGTAGGGGTGACATCCATGAACAAGAGTATGAAATTGAATGGGTGGATAGGATTTATTTTTTTCCAACCACAGGCAAATAAGAAGTGGACGAACGACATTAAGGTACT
This window harbors:
- a CDS encoding HAD-IA family hydrolase, with the protein product MLKYIIFDFDGTLVDSKEHSIEVINKLAQKYQFQNLTKEQIAKLSRYSIAERCRMMNFPLYKIPFAFIEFLLLYKEGTDQLQLFPGIKELLTNLEDANYKLAVISSNTEENIKQSLHKNKIENVDDILVASIFGKDKVIKKFLKKHRLKASEVLYVGDELRDILACERAGIKIAWVSWGFDSIEVTKENKPDFYAHQPQDIFSIAQSIGG